Proteins from one Bactrocera neohumeralis isolate Rockhampton chromosome 3, APGP_CSIRO_Bneo_wtdbg2-racon-allhic-juicebox.fasta_v2, whole genome shotgun sequence genomic window:
- the LOC126753293 gene encoding uncharacterized protein LOC126753293, which translates to MLKSPASRDRFPNKMEHSPVVKQLAIDKMFANMQRRLSLLHRTLICDEKEAYKVETPYKLFGWSKEDFEARLKLDNLVWLEVFIMNMSKSCMGLRKLETDIEELLEFAKLFYEIFAGQNLRTEFIAKKLKSALALIDMPTDMETQLKNNAKKNEELCVRVHEKTFTKTDDKTANKKINVLEQIFSESIAYDPIETRYQIRYQNSLVEQFEDRTLIEQNKIQKEIDRYNELMRVEKYCSQCTINALYAETNKYRTRIDELGAQYTKEYDDITNKIAIKRANCEKLRVQRSYLEEEIVRFREEIANVLRQKKKKSKRFHRSPTQSNISQSNTESLVPLEKKNTKKKTK; encoded by the exons atgttgaaatctCCTGCGTCTAGAGATCGATTCCCGAATAAAATGGAACATTCTCCAGTTGTCAAGCAATTGGCTATCGATAAGATGTTTGCAAATATGCAACGCCGACTTTCATTACTTCACCGTACACTtatttgcgatgagaaagaggcATATAAAGTAGAAACGCCTTACAAATTATTCGGTTGGTCCAAGGAAGATTTTGAAGCTCGACTGAAATTGGATAATTTGGTTTGGCTTGAGGTGTTCATTATGAATATGTCGAAAAGTTGTATGGGATTGAGAAAGCTGGAAACTGATATAGAAGAGTTATTGGAATTTGCAAAACTATTTTATGAGATCTTTGCGGGACAGAATTTGCGAACAGAATTCATTGCTAAAAAGTTAAA ATCGGCGTTGGCATTAATAGACATGCCAACAGATATGGAAACTCAGCTAAAGAACAATGCTAAAAAGAATGAAGAGTTATGTGTTCGTGTGCATGAAAAAACGTTTACCAAAACGGATGATAAAACcgctaacaaaaaaataaatgtattggaACAAATTTTTTCCGAAAGTATTG CTTACGACCCCATCGAAACACGTTATCAGATACGCTATCAAAACTCGCTGGTCGAACAATTTGAGGATAGGACTTTAATCGAGCAGAATAAGATCCAGAAAGAGATCGATAGATATAACGAACTAATGCGTGTAGAGAAGTATTGCTCGCAGTGTACGATAAACGCTCTCTATGCCGAAACAAAT AAATATAGAACCCGCATAGACGAATTGGGTGCTCAATATACGAAGGAATACGATGACATAACCAACAAGATCGCCATTAAGCGTGCGAATTGTGAAAAGTTACGTGTTCAGCGTAGCTATCTGGAGGAAGAAATTGTTCGCTTCAGGGAAGAAATCGCCAATGTACTACgtcagaagaagaagaagtcaaaACGCTTTCATCGCAGCCCCACACAG AGTAATATTTCGCAGAGCAACACGGAGAGCCTAGTACCTTTGGAAAAGAAAAATACGAAGAAGAAGACTAAGTAG
- the LOC126753277 gene encoding uncharacterized protein LOC126753277 — MINLENGRRSIAHFRRSVYGGDEVDFIDIFQYDMDEDDHKQMLSVMRDSMMRLPGTFRSGILDKFVDDHPSLRWTIDEDEVETASGYTFESLIPSRWILIHDEFDRQLRSFSSTFSIRDPDKFWSIVQHKQQPHYEMARTLAIEKLANDVNTSLYMIYKLNNCKNKNFNLEDYDHFQVFSWTDDRFLARRQMKGVAWVDIFKKSLTENCLDAFKLRYDIMELVRLLKPYFISFCTKNSELVVQTLAMINNANNLLEMHNKIEEELERSVALFMNKINEITNISLTRRSVGRDVVKNYFELETLAYIVRDPIEQRYHMNYLINRAAEWQDYTDKKENDIKQELEDINRKHSVELYCNASMMQCIYGIIQDYKTRIETLTVEYDRRMSELQDKNTKLKVGLDNMKMQKEFLMGEMEYMSAKVREIVSGGGPVERVKRTKPKRSHASVVSQLSQASRSSNRLRQSKLKQAK; from the exons ATGATTAACTTAGAGAACGGCAGAAGGAGCATTGCGCATTTTCGCAGAAGTGTCTATGGGGGCGATGAGGTCGACTTCATCGACATTTTCCAATACGATATGGATGAGGACGACCACAAGCAAATGTTATCTGTAATGAGGGACTCTATGATGCGCTTACCGGGCACGTTTCGCAGCGGAATTTTGGACAAATTCGTGGATGATCATCCTTCTCTACGATGGACCATCGACGAGGATGAAGTAGAAACTGCCTCCGGATATACTTTTGAGAGTTTAATTCCGTCACGCTGGATTTTAATACACGATGAATTCGACAGACAGTTGCGCTCATTTTCGAGCACTTTCTCCATACGCGATCCGGATAAGTTCTGGAGCATTGTACAGCATAAACAACAACCGCATTACGAAATGGCACGTACGCTCGCAATCGAAAAATTGGCTAACGACGTCAATACGTCTTTGTACATGATTTACAAactaaataattgcaaaaataagaACTTCAACCTGGAAGACTACGACCATTTTCAAGTTTTCAGTTGGACTGACGATCGTTTCCTCGCCAGGCGCCAAATGAAAGGCGTTGCTTGGGtggatattttcaaaaaatcactcACGGAAAATTGTTTGGACGCTTTCAAGCTGCGTTACGACATTATGGAATTGGTGCGTTTGCTGAAACCATACTTTATAAGCTTCTGCACCAAGAATAGCGAACTCGTCGTGCAGACGCTAGCGATGATAAA CAATGCAAACAATCTGTTGGAGATGCATAATAAAATCGAGGAGGAGCTGGAACGGAGTGTGGCATTATTTATGAACAAAATCAATGAGATCACAAATATTTCACTGACACGCCGAAGTGTGGGCCGCGATGTCGTGAAGAACTATTTCGAATTGGAAACCCTGGCTTATATAG TGCGTGATCCCATTGAGCAGCGTTATCATATGAATTACTTGATCAACAGAGCCGCTGAATGGCAGGATTACACGGACAAGAAGGAGAATGATATAAAACAAGAACTGGAAGACATCAACCGGAAGCATAGTGTTGAACTGTATTGCAACGCCTCGATGATGCAGTGCATATATGGCATAATACAG GACTATAAAACTCGCATCGAAACCCTGACCGTGGAATATGATCGCCGCATGAGTGAGCTACAAGATAAAAACACAAAACTCAAGGTTGGCTTGGATAATATGAAGATGCAAAAAGAGTTTCTGATGGGAGAAATGGAGTACATGAGTGCGAAAGTTAGAGAAATTGTGTCGGGTGGTGGTCCGGTTGAGCGAGTGAAACGTACCAAACCTAAACGATCGCACGCATCGGTTGTTTCGCAATTATCCCAGGCATCCCGCTCCTCAAATAGGttacgtcagtccaagttgaAACAAGCAAAGTAA
- the LOC126753276 gene encoding uncharacterized protein LOC126753276, which produces MDDIERVEGRKSIALFRKSIYGGDEVEFADIFQFDIDEDDHKKILQVMRDSLQRLPDSFRSNILDRFIEEHPELNWKIEETGEKDEDQDNIEDILKTFRFDSLIPSRWVEVHETFDKKLRPFSSAFMIRDSEKFWAIIQATKVAHFEPVRTYAVEKLANDINNSLYMIFKMNLCKDEDFKLGDFEHFHVFSWTDDRFFARRHMKGIAWVDIFIKSLTEECLDAFKLRYDITELVRLLKPLLSSFYSANPEFIKESKEVIENARLLLGFHDKVMKELEENLEFFCSKVNQITNISLHRRSANRDVVKNYFELETLAYVVRDPIEKRYQINYYKQKTADWQCYFENQERQIEEKLLKVQKKHNAEVYCHSSMMQCIYGIIEDYKRRIEELSQEYDRRFNELEEKNHKFKTNMDKIKIQTDFLMAEKDYMQMRIEEMQKGKKVKLPKRKKRSLISMLSSVSVRDLKKKRSKLN; this is translated from the exons ATGGACGATATAGAGAGAGTGGAGGGGCGCAAAAGCATCGCTCTGTTCCGCAAGAGCATCTACGGCGGTGATGAAGTCGAATTCGCCGATATTTTTCAATTCGATATTGATGAAGACGatcataagaaaatattacaagtGATGAGGGACTCACTGCAGCGCTTACCTGATAGCTTTCGAAGCAATATTTTGGACCGATTCATAGAGGAACATCCCGAGTTAAACTGGAAGATTGAGGAAACTGGAGAGAAAGACGAAGATCAAGACAACATAGAGgacattttgaaaacatttcgtTTTGATAGCTTAATTCCCTCGCGTTGGGTGGAAGTTCACGAGACATTTGACAAAAAACTGCGCCCGTTTTCGAGCGCTTTTATGATCAGAGATTCCGAAAAGTTTTGGGCCATAATTCAAGCGACTAAGGTAGCACATTTCGAGCCGGTACGCACGTATGCGGTTGAAAAATTAGCCAACGACATTAACAATTCCCTGTATATGATCTTTAAAATGAATCTATGCAAAGATGAAGACTTCAAACTGGGGGACTTTGAGCATTTTCATGTCTTCAGTTGGACGGACGATCGATTTTTTGCCAGAAGACATATGAAAGGTATTGCTTGggttgatatttttataaaatccttAACAGAGGAATGTTTGGATGCATTCAAATTGCGCTATGATATTACGGAATTGGTGCGACTGTTGAAACCGCTGCTATCAAGCTTCTATAGCGCAAATCCTGAGTTCATAAAAGAAAGCAAAGAAGTGATTGA AAATGCACGTCTATTGCTGGGTTTTCATGACAAAGTCATGAAAGAACTGGAAGAGAATCTCGAATTTTTCTGCAGTAAAGTCAATCAGATCACAAATATTTCACTCCACCGTCGAAGTGCGAACCGTGATGTGGTAAAAAACTACTTCGAACTGGAAACATTGGCCTATGTTG TTCGCGATCCCATCGAGAAACGATATCAAATCAATTACTACAAGCAAAAGACGGCTGACTGGCAGTGCTACTTTGAAAACCAGGAGCGTCAAATTGAGGAAAAATTACTTAAAGTTCAGAAGAAGCATAACGCCGAAGTATACTGTCATTCATCCATGATGCAGTGCATATACGGCATAATAGAG GACTACAAACGTCGCATTGAGGAACTGTCTCAAGAATATGATCGTCGTTTCAATGAACTCGAAGAGAAGAATCACAAATTTAAAACCAATATGGATAAAATAAAGATTCAAACCGACTTTTTAATGGCCGAAAAGGATTACATGCAAATGCGTATTGAGGAAATGCAAAAAGGCAAGAAAGTAAAacttccgaaaaggaaaaaacgCTCGCTCATTTCGATGTTATCAAGTGTCAGCGTAAGAGATTTGAAGAAGAAACGCTCCAAgttaaattaa